In Solanum stenotomum isolate F172 chromosome 6, ASM1918654v1, whole genome shotgun sequence, one DNA window encodes the following:
- the LOC125868519 gene encoding uncharacterized protein LOC125868519 — MGLVIEEKLEGVDEECFLVCLVNTNLLLHANQDTSTLPSIISSLLQGYDELFPDEMPAGLPPLRGIEHQIDFIPGSQIPNHPAYMSNPAETKELSRQVEELLERGLIKESLSPCVIPVILVPKKDGTWRMCIDCRAVNKITVKYRHPIPRLDEMLDKLCGSIIFSKIDLRSGYHQIRMKSGDEWKAAFKTKFGLYEWLVMPFGLTNAPSTFMRLMNHVLKPFIGFVVSANGIEVDDEKVESIKTWPTPTSGQSKLNHRHAKWVEFIETFPYVINYKQGKENVVADALSRRFVLVNTLVSRMMGFESLKGFYSMDSDFKDTFDNLCQGKRVDRYQLVDGFLFKDGRACVPMSSWRELFVKEAHSGGLMGHFGVPKTLDILKEQFFWPKMKHDVERICGQCLKCKQAKPTTRPQGDPLDSRTNHFQEREDDNIGSMDDTNMSGIYPSRPFTRNQANDLQGLQAMFMKREALEELEGHQRKTYNVCKVHQNEKEEGKRPCVEMTIS, encoded by the exons atgggtCTTGTGATTGAGGAGAAATTGGAG GGTGTGGATGAGGAATGCTTTCTAGTGTGCCTTGTCAACACCAACCTTTTGTTACATGCTAACCAAGATACTAGCACTTTGCCTAGTattatttcttctcttttgcagGGCTATGATGAGCTATTTCCAGATGAGATGCCCGCTGGATTACCACCCTTGAGGGGAATCGAGCACCAAATAGATTTTATACCGGGTTCACAAATCCCCAATCATCCAGCTTATATGAGTAACCCGGCAGAAACCAAAGAGCTATCAAGGCAAGTGGAAGAGCTTCTTGAGAGGGGGTTgatcaaagaaagcctaagTCCTTGTGTCATACCGGTAATTCTTGTTCCTAAAAAGGATGGCACTTggagaatgtgtattgattgtAGAGCCGTAAATAAGATCACGGTGAAGTATCGACATCCCATTCCTCGACTTGATGAGATGCTTGATAAGCTATGTGGTTCTATtattttctccaagattgaccTTCGAAGTGGGTATCATCAAATTCGTATGAAATCGGGTGATGAGTGGAAGGCGGCCTTCAAGACAAAGTTTGGGCTGTATGAATGGCTTGTGATGCCATTTGGATTGACGAATGCCCCAAGCACTTTCATGAGATTGATGAACCATGTTCTCAAACCCTTCATC GGTTTTGTGGTTAGTGCAAATGGGATTGAGGTTGATGACGAGAAGGTGGAGTCCATCAAGACTTGGCCGACCCCAACCAGT GGGCAATCCAAGTTGAACCACCGACATGCTAAGTGGGTTGAATTCATTGAAACCTTTCCATATGTGATCAACTACAAGCAAGGCAAAGAaaatgtggtagcggatgctctATCACGAAGGTTTGTATTGGTCAATACCTTGGTTTCTAGAATGATGGGGTTTGAAAGCTTAAAGGGATTCTATTCTATGGATTCCGACTTCAAAGATACCTTTGATAATCTTTGTCAAGGGAAGCGAGTTGATAGGTACCAATTGGTTGATGGTTTCTTGTTCAAAGATGGCCGAGCATGTGTGCCCATGAGCTCATGGAGAGAGTTATTTGTCAAggaggctcatagtggtggtttgaTGGGACACTTTGGGGTACCAAAAACACTTGATATTCTGAAGGAGCAGTTCTTTTGGCCCAAGATGAAGCATGATGTGGAGAGGATTTGTGGACAATGTCTAAAATGCAAGCAAGCCAAACCCACGACTAGGCCCCAAGGTGATCCTTTGGATTCGAGGACGAATCATTTTCAAGAAAGGGAGGATGATAACATAGGCAGCATGGATGATACTAACATGAGTGGCATATACCCCTCAAGACCATTCACACGGAATCAAGCAAATGATCTCCAAGGCCTACAAGCAATGTTCATGAAAAGGGAAGCATTAGAGGAGCTTGAAGGTCACCAAAGGAAAACATACAATGTGTGTAAGGTACATCAAAATGAGAAGGAAGAAGGAAAGAGGCCATGTGTGGAAATGACCAtttcatga